From a region of the Alkalinema sp. FACHB-956 genome:
- a CDS encoding cell division protein SepF: MMGIFGKLRDFVGFNESMDYEYEYDEMDGQEYQDLYQEENTASAQEDDARSRRRFRDRSSLTSTESATTNTTSAATVPMGNVIGMPGAANGISEVVVMEPRSFEEMPQVIQSLRERKSVVLNLTIMDPDQAQRAVDFVAGGTYAIDGHQERIGESIFLFTPSCVQVSTQSGVIHEVPQPQPARPARPATTAAPTWATEQVRMVQ; the protein is encoded by the coding sequence ATAATGGGTATCTTCGGTAAGCTTCGTGACTTTGTTGGTTTTAACGAATCCATGGATTACGAGTACGAGTACGACGAGATGGATGGGCAAGAGTACCAGGATCTCTACCAAGAAGAAAACACAGCTTCTGCTCAAGAAGATGATGCTCGCTCTCGTCGTCGTTTCCGCGATCGTTCTTCTTTGACCAGTACTGAATCTGCTACGACAAATACTACTTCTGCTGCAACAGTCCCTATGGGTAATGTAATTGGTATGCCGGGTGCCGCAAATGGAATCTCTGAGGTGGTTGTGATGGAACCCCGTTCCTTTGAGGAAATGCCCCAGGTGATCCAATCTCTCCGGGAACGTAAGTCTGTGGTTCTCAATCTCACCATTATGGACCCTGACCAAGCGCAACGGGCGGTAGACTTTGTGGCTGGTGGTACCTACGCGATCGATGGTCACCAAGAACGCATTGGTGAAAGCATCTTCCTCTTCACCCCCAGTTGTGTCCAAGTGAGCACTCAGTCCGGCGTGATTCATGAAGTGCCTCAGCCCCAACCGGCACGGCCTGCTCGTCCCGCAACGACAGCAGCTCCCACTTGGGCTACGGAACAAGTTCGCATGGTACAGTAA